The Prosthecomicrobium sp. N25 nucleotide sequence CCCGCCGGACTTCTCTGAATAGCTTCTTGAGACTGTCGGAGGTGACCCCAACGACATGCTGGATTGCGTCATTCTTTCGACGATTGAGAGCGTCGGCAAACGCGATGTGCTGAGGAATTTTGGGCCCAAGTTCACGTACAACTCGATCCGTATCCCATCCCGCCTCCCGCGCCTCTTCAATCTCGACCGACTCCCCTATCAAAGCCGCACGCAGGTTCAGCGCCTTCGACGCCTTGACGTCGTCGCGGCTAACCAATTCGTGCAGATCAAAGACATCGAATACATTGAACCGCGCAGATTCTGAATTTCGATCTCCTTCTTTGCCCGAAATCAGCCGAAGGATCCGCCGCGGTGCATCCCACAACTCTTCGACAGCATCCGGTTTGAGCAGTTGCGAGGGCTGCCAGCGTTCGCACCAGTCATTATCCACCGGAGGCTTCTCGTAATGATCGCCCTTGAGCGCTTGCAGCAGATTGTTGTGAAAGGTGCGAGCACGCCCCGCTTCCGCGATTTTTTGCTTGTTCCCTAAGCCATCGAACAACTCCCTGAACTCGCTAGGAAGTTTCTCACGCAATTGGGCGAGCGCGCCCTCGAGGCTTCCGTCCGAGCGCTGAAGGAGCAGCGGGGTATCTTTCCCGTTTCTTGGCCAATTGACATAGAGCCAGCGGATCAGGTGCGACTTGCCCGAACCGGGCTCCCCTTCGATTACGCAAAAGGCGTGATGGACATGGGGGGGCGAAATCGCAGCCAGCACACCGCGTTCGTCGAAAGTCCTGATCTCGTCCGCACGGCCACCACTGACAGTGAAGCCGCGAATTGGTGAGTGGGTGGCAAGAAAGATCGCCTCATTGCCTTCGAGCGCTTCGACTCGAAACATCGCTTTTGCAGCGTCGGCGGTCCAACATGCCTTGTTCGGAACGGCGTCAATCATCGAGCGTGCTCCCGTTCAACGTGACAGCGTTGAACGCCTTTACTTCGGCGAGAGAATCAGCTGCCAACCTCGCAGCAACTTGCGCGTCACCGCGAGGAACAATCAGCCGGATCACTTCGTCTTCGTGTAAGTCGCGAAGCGCCGCGCTTAGCAGGCGCGACACTGCGTTGCCGGGCACATAGTTCATGCGTTTCGCGGCCGCGAGGAACAGCGTGCCCTTATCGAGATAGGGCAAAGTGGCGGCCACCCATCCAAGAAACGCTACCGGCGAGATCGCCTGTTCTCGCGGCAAGTTGCTTGCGCGAAGCGCACGCCGGAGTCTGCCAGTGACCGACAGCAGCGTCGTCCGCGAGGAGAGCGTCTCATTGAGGCCAATAAATTCTACCCAGCGCAGCCAGGCTGGATGCCGGGTGGAGTTGTAGCGCTGGGCACTGGTCTCAACCGCTCGAGGTGTCAGCGAGCGTGTCAGCAAATCGGCAATCTGCGCCGCCGTCCACTCGCTCAGCCACTGCCGACTTCCCTGCTTCTCCGTCTCCACGACCACACACGCATAGGCATCGAGAATATCGGCATCCGCGGATTGGTGGGCCTGCGCCAGCAGCAGGTCGTGAACCAGATCGGAAAAGCCGCCAATGTCGGAAGGGAGTGCGGTGGTTAGCAAGCGGACGCTGTCACGACTGCTTTCGATCAGCCCCAAACCAGACGCCGCCTGCAGAGCCTGACTAACCAGACCACGGTCATTCTCATCGTGCGCTGTATCAGAGACGCCATCCCAACGCGGCCGCAACCATTGCTGCAGTTCGCTCCTAGGCGCGCTCCCCCCACACGCGGCTATGACCCTTGCGATCGCCCAGAGACGCTCCGGGGTACCCTGAGTTGCCGAAAGCAAGGCCATTATTACCCTCTCTCCTCAAGTGCGTCGCGAGCAAAGGTGGCGAGCACGGCGAGATCATAAGCGCCCGCCGGCGACGCGATGTCCGCGAGTGGACGGCCATCAAATTGCAAATCGGGCGCACCGATTATCACCAATGTCTGTGTAGGATAGCGGCTCAAGAAGCGACGGCTACGCTGCCACAAGCCTACACCGACTTGATCGTCGCGCGACAGGAACAGCGCAGTAGGTAAATTAAGCGCGTCGAACGCTGCATAGCCAAACCACTCGCGGTGCTCGGTTACCAGCCCTAGTCCGGTACCGCCGCACAGCGATGCAGCACATGCGCTGCCGTAGCCGTCTGGCACAAAGAACTGCTCGATGCCGAGGCGTTGGAGAATTGAGATCGCGATATCAAAATCCGCCGCGATGTCGTCGCTTGCAACGAAGGTAGTGCCTGCGGGAAGCATAGGCGTCGTGCGCAACGCGCTTGGCCAAATATCCTGGCCGCCTGCGCAATGCATCTCATGCGGTGGTTGCCGACCTTTGCGCCGACAAGGCGGGCATCGCCCGCACTCGGGTGCCAAGCCCAGTGGGTCAACGAGACGATAGACACCTGCCAGCACACATTCAGTGCTGTTCGGGGCGCCCCGCATCACGCCGAGAAAAGACCGGAATTCCGCTAAGGCTTCGGCCTGTTCATCGTCGCGAAGCTTTTCGACACGTGCCCAAATCGCATCCTGTGAAGCTTCGTCCTCGAACAGTGCGTCATCGAGAATTTCAGCTTCCCAAAGCAGGGGCCCCGAGCCATTCGTTGCAACCTGTGTGACCCGGAGCAGGTCTGCGCGCTGCATCAGGTTGAGCAAGCTCATGTTCCAGCGCCGATTGTAATCGCTGCTCTCACCCTCGATTTCCTCATGGACCGCGTCAATGTCAAACCGCGCAAGTCGCCGATTGCCCGACCATTCAACCGCCAAGTCCCGCTCCGCGGAAATGCGCATCTTGCGCCAGCGCAACCGCGCCTTTTTCACCGACAACCATGAGCCCGCCGCCATAGCCGCGGCCTGGCTTTCGTCGTCCCGCGCTTTCTCCCCTTGTCGGAAGGGATCGGCACCCGGAGGCGGCTGGGTCCAGACGCTTAGAGCAATGCCTTGATGGCCATCGCGTCCCGAGCGCCCGATCTCCTGGTAATAGCGTGCGGGACTTTCCGGGATGCCTACATGAAGGATCGTTCGCACGTCGGCCTTGTCGATCCCCATCCCGAAGGCCGAGGTGGCGACAATCAAATCAAGCTTGTCCTCGGCCCAATCCGAAATAACCGACTGACGAAGCCCTGTATCGCTGAGCGCCCCCGTGAAGACGGCAAGCCGCGAATAGTGTCGCTTGCGCAGTGTCAGAGCCAACGCCTCCGCGTGCTCGACCTGGTTGGTGTAGACAATTGTCGGACGCGGCGCATGGTCGATCAGACGCAAGAGCATCTCATCGCGCTCCTCGAGTGAGGAAACATAGGTCGCGGCCAGATCAAACTCGAATCGCGGGACGCCGGCATGCACCTCGAGCCAGAGACCCCCTCGATAGGCCTGGCGCAGCACCGTCCGGGCGGCCGGACCCAGCGTCGCGGACAAGAGCATGGTGCGCAAAGCAGGATTACGTTCGCGCAATTGATCGACCAGCGCCGGCAAGCGCTGGAAGTCGGGGCGAAAGCTCCGTCCCCAGGATTCTATGATATGCGCCTCATCGACAACGAAACCGCTAAGATGTGCCTCGACCCCTGGAGCCTTTCTGCCCGGCGCCATCGCCGCATCGAGTAATGCCTCTCGCGCGGTGGAGAACGCGAGTTCTGGAGAAAGAATGAGTACCGGAATTTCGCCTCGCCGGAACGCGTCAAGTAAATCGCGGCGGGCGTCGCTATTCAATTGCCCCGTCAGCGCACGACTATTTTCTAGCCCTGCTATCCCTTTCAGCGTGCGTTCGTGATCGAGCGCAAGCGCAACGGTGGGGGTGATCAGCGCGATGCAGGAGCGACCTTCCGAGGGCCAGAGATACGGGGCAGTCTGAAAAAGGAGGCTTTTGCCCGTTCCGGTCGGCATCGACACCATCAGGGTTGCGCCTACGGGCATGGTCGCGACAGCGCGAAGCCCGGCCTTCTGGGTCTCGCATCTATAGAATCGATGCTGCGACAAGCGCAGCAGCACCGCGTCTGGCGGCGATGTTCGGTATGGGCGACGCGGCGCGCTATCGAGCAGCATCGCCTCGGCAAAATCCTGGGGAACTCCGGCGGGACGTCCATCCAGCCGCACAGTCGTACCGACAAGCGACAGTCCGAATCGTCCCAACATCGCCCGCTCATCGTCTTTCAGAACAATGTCGTGACCAGCCAGATTGAGCACATTGTCAGAAAGGCGCACCCAATCCCGAAGCAGTGCTAGCCGGTCACCGGCTGTCCGCGCAACTGCGAACGCTGTAGCCGCACGCTTAATGCTACGCGAGCGCCAGGCCTCTCTCACGTTATTCTCCGTGAGAACCCCTCCCATCAGGAGCACCTTCCACCCAGGTCGTAAGAACTTAAATCCGGGGTAGCCATTTCTTATCCTATTTCGACACGACTCGCCGAGAACAACCTAGAGCGCCGCCCTGCTTCCGTAGATCTATGAAGCGACTGTCTGGGCCTTCGTGCCCGTCGCAGAAACCACCAGCCCAATAACCAGCGCTGGGGAAAGCGTGATTTGGGTAGGGATGGAGGATATTCCTCACTTTTCTAACATTCTCATTACAACTTGCAAGTGCTGAATCATGCTAGTGTTCGTACCATCGCTGGACCGCCCGTGGACTGCGTCGAAATGCTTAGATTGTGCTCGACGAGAGCAGTGGGGGACTCTTGCGCTACGCCGAACGTCCCCGTGCGCGGCGAGCATCAGACCTAGCGGATCGACCTCAATCCCGTTTTGTGCACCTTTCGCATCTAGGAGTTGAGGTTGCAGAATATTTCTTCTCCGTTACCCCCTACCTGGGGAGATACCGACGAAGTTGGCGCGCCTCTTCAATCTCCGCCGTTGAGTCGCTCAACATGCCGCTCGCCAGTCGTTGTTGGGCAGTGACATGATATCCGGCTCCAGACGAGAATGGTGCTGGCCAACGGCCACGTTAGGGATTGGTTGCGGCTCTTGCCGAACGAGCCTGGTAGTCTGCCTCTTCCAGCCATTCCTCGCTTAAGATAGGTCCCTCTCGGCCGACCTTCTCGCAGTGTTCGACGCGAGCTTGCACCTCCCGCTGGCCCTTGACCGAGAGCTCCACCGTGGACCTTAAGTTCGGGCCCAATTCCTCCAGTTCCTCAGCACCCCAACCAACCCCGGAAAGCAGTCGCTCGTAAAGGCCCCGGTAACAGGACGCTAGGTATCGCGCCGCGCCCTCGATTGACGATGACGTGACCTCTTCCAAGAGTTCCTTGCACTCTATACAACAAGGGATCGGCACCAGAGCGGAAGCATCTACGTGCTCTGTGGATTTCTCTGGACTGCGAGGCAGGAAGTCGTACGGAACCCGGTAGGTCGATGTCGTGCGATCGCCACAATACAGGCAGGTCGCCATTTTGCTACTCCCAAGCAAATATTCAGCGGACGTGCCGCGGGAGGGTTGGATGCCCGTTAGCAGATCAGCCTTGGCTCGGACTGACAAGAGATTCCTGCCCGGGCGGCGCTAGCGCCAACGGAGGAGCGGGCTTCCAGTCTTCCTAACGATCGGCTATGCAAAGGCGGCAGACCGCGATGCCAATGCCGGGGGGTGAAGACCCTGCCCAAGCCTTATCGGATCGACGATCTGGCAGTTGCTGTACACGAAGCTGTGGTTGCGGGGGCCAGCAATACTTAAAGCGCACAACGAGGACGTGTGGCACAACGGCTGCATGCCGGGCCCAAGCTAGCAGTAGAAGAATCAAACCCAACCGAGGCTATTGGGGAAGGCACTCGTTAGTGGGACCATGCGCGCCGTTTGCAAAGTGAGGGCGGGGTGCGCGTGTCTGGTGGGACGGTCGGGTGGCCTCTGCTCTCCTGGGGCACAGCAGGGGGCCAAGGCCTTGCATCGGAGTGGGTCCACATAGCGAGACATGCCCCATAAGCCTCTCCCCCACCCCGGGGGAGGGCATACCACCTGCCTTATACGCGTGTATTCGTGGTAGAGCGGACGGCCGGCGCGCGCGCGTGGGATCTGGGAGGCCCGATACCACACATGTCGATCTCGTCTGCACCGACTTGTCTCGAAGCCGGGGACGGCCCGGCGCACTCGTCAGCGAAGGGTTCGCGCCCGGATTCACACCGGGCTGCAATGCGAGAGCCATCAGAGGCCGAAGACGCGCTCTGCCCCTGAGATCCCGCGCAGACTATGGACCCCGAGAGGATCGAGAGAGCCTTCGACGTTCCGGGCCATTGCATGGGAGAGCACGACCCGGTGGCCGAGTTTCTTGGCGAGGTCCTGCAGCCGAGTCGCGCGGTTGACGGCCGGCCTAACGACCGTGAAGTCCAGCCGTCGCGGCGCGCCGACATTGCCGAACGCAACGTAGCCGACGTGAAGCCCCAGGGCGAAATCGAAGCTACCTCCAGCCTCCAACCTGTTGACCAATGCTCCGAGGTCGCGGGCGGCGTGGATCGCACTGCGCAGGCACGCTCGGTCGGCCGCGTAGGTGTCACGGGAAAGATTGCCAGAACGGCGTCCCCGATGAACATCAGAACTTCGCCGTCATGGGCCGAAATGGCCGTTACGGTGAGTTAGAACTAACGGCCCAGCGCGTCGATGACTTTGTCGATCGGGCGCGCCTCGGCGAGAGCCGTAAAGCGGCGCAGGTCCGCGAACCAGATTGCAGCCGTGTTCGTCTCCACGCTGCCGCGTTCGATCCGGCCGCCGATGATGCGCACGCCGAGGTATGTGTCGAGCAGATCCGATGTCAGCCGCTGCCGAACGAAGCGCTCGATCCAGGGGGTTTACGGCCGTAATCAGGCTCTGTACTTGGTCGAGATCCGCGGTCGTAAAGCCTGCGGCGGCGCATCACGGCGGTGCGCGTCCGGTCCAGAAACGGCAGCGGCACCATGAAGTAGTCGGTCATCCCAACGCGCCGAAGGTCGTCGAGCAACGGCATGTCGGGAGTCGGCGCGTCGAGCCGACGTGAACGCGGCCCCGGTCTCGTCGACCACCCGCGTCGGGCTCAGGAGATATGCCGGGTTTCATCGCGGACCGTTTCGGAACGCTCGACGGGGGCGTGATCGGTCCAGACGAGCATCCGCCCGCTGATTTCGGGATGGAGGAACTCCGATCCCCAGGGACAGGCGCGACAGGCCTGCGTCCTCGGTGCGCAATTGCTCGCAAAGGCCGACAAAAAGCGCGTCGAGGGTCTCGAATCCGGCGGCATTCGTCGCCAGCCAAAGCGCCAGTTGGTCGGCTCGCATGGGGGCCCTCCGGGCACAGGGTGCACCGGACACAACTGGACCCGCAAGGCCGAGACGCCAAAGAGACGCCGCGCGCGACCGGGAGTGCGAGGCACACGACTACGTAGCAGCATTGGACCGGGTGCCCGCGTCGGCCGACCCGGTTACGGTTGCCGGATCAGTCAATCAGCGACTGCGCGAAGGGCAGCGTATGTGTTCGTATCTTCCACCAGCAGCGTTGGCGACCGTCGGACGGACCGAACGAACGTCAGGTTCGCCGACGGAGACCTGGGCCGTGCCGAGGTGCTCGCCTCCGATCTCTGGCGCCAAGCCGACGACCGGCTGAAGCGCGGCGAGATCGTCGGGTCTCCGCAATCCGCACCGACCTGGCGGCCAGCGCGGACACCGACGATCTCCGACTCGCGCCCTTCGTGGGGTGGGCTGCCTCCGGGGTGATCGAGCCCGACGGCTCCATCAACCGCGGGGCCCAGAAACTGCCCGGCAACTGGTCGAGCACCAGCCTTAACCTGTCTCACGAGATCGCCGCTTGCATCGGCCGCATTGTCGGCGCGGAGCCCGCGATCATGCTCCACAACGCCGCCGTCCTAAAGGCCCGGTCCGAGATCCCGGTTTTGAAGGATGTGGACTCGTGGGCCGTGCTGACCATCGGGACCGGTCTCGGCAACGCAAGCTTCAGGAATCGGCAGGACGACGCGCGGCCTAAACAAGCGGGCTGGGGCCCGAATTCTCAAGCCTAGGTGCCGGACGATGCCTCAGTCGCCTTCTCGCCCAAACGCGAGTTTTTGTGGAACACCCGGACTGGGCGGCTAACACGTTTACTGAAGACGCCCCCTGGAGCCTCTCCCGACCGGGGGGGGGGGGCTGGGACTGGACCCCTTAGTAAGACTAGGTAAGTAGACGGTTTTGTGGGCACACATCAAGCGAGCTCCAAATAGCCTTGTATACGCAGCCACGTGACCCCGGAACGGGGCGGACTGTTACTCCGCCCTACGGCTCCGAGGAGCCATGCTCAATGAGTTGCTGAGCCGATTGGAACGGGACAGCACTGGCCTGTTGCGCCGCCCTTAGGCGGTCCTGTGATTTTGCCGTTTCATTCGCCTTTTTCAGAGCCGTGAGGAAGGCCTCATGGATTGATGGCTGAGACACTTCAACTGAGGCGGACTGGTGTGGGCGCCCCAACGTACGATTGAGAATCTCAACAGCAGCAATCACCTGGAGTCGGGGATCGTTCCCGCACAACGCGGCCTCGAGCGCTTTGACCGCCTTCGGCGTGAGCGCCTGAAGCATCTCCTTGACTTCCTCAGGCGTTTTCGGCCGTCCACCTGGGTTGCCAGAACTGCCAGGTAAAAATCTGCCCGCTGAGTTCCGCAACGTAAAGAACCCCCTGCAACAAACCAGATCTCAGGCGGTATTTAGATACCACAAAGGCGACGCGACGCCAAGTAGTCGCAGAGCCTAGAATGCCTTGTACCGTCCTTTGGTCAGGATGGTCGCAAAACGTGTGGCGGGCGTGGCAGCGTGGCGTGGCAACCCTAAGGGTGGGGTTGCCACGCCACGCTGCCACGCACCCCCAGCAACACCTAGCGTGGCACCGCCACGCTCCGCCACGCCACGCCACGCCACGCGCCTACGAACAGTCCGGATCGGTAAAATCCACCGCTGGGTCGGACCGCTGCTCGGACACTTTCCAGATGTACTGCGCGCCATTGACCTTTCCCTGTCGCAAGCCGAGACGATGGAGTTGATCTCTCGCTTTACGCCATCCGTCTCGACGCGCGTTCCCGGCCTTTTCGGGGTCGCCATGATGAGAGCGAAAACACTCATCGAAATTCGATCGCACCACATCGAGGGGAGCCATTCTAACCCGATCGCCAGTTCCCGGAATTCGCTGGACCATGCCGTGGTCGGCCAACGCTGCGGTAACCGCCTCTTGGAAGGGGGCCTCCCACCTCGCCAACGTCCGTTGTTTCTCTGGAACAAGGATGGCCATGTCGGCCTCCGACACCGGCTGCACTACGCAAGAGGTGACCTGCTCGCCATCCGCGTCCAGGCCCAGGACCACCTTCTTGAGGGTGAAGCCAAACTCCCCTTCGGTATCGCCCTCCTTCAGCTTCGTCAGCCGAGCGACGCGGACACGGTCTTTCAGGGCGACTTCCATCTCGAAATCGGCCGCCCCGAGCAAGCTCGAGTGGCCGCGAGATCCGCGGGTGCTGTCTTTCCCGCTATGGTGCACAACAAGTACGAGACAGCCGAGCCGCCGCTCGATCTCCTGACAACCCGCGATGAAGTCGGTCATATCCACCGAGGAATTCTCGTCGCGGCCGGACATGGCCCTGGAGAGCGTGTCGATCACGACCAACTCGGCACCACCTTGCTCATTCCGTATAGCATCACAGAGGAGGCTGACATCCTTCTTCATGTTCTCATGTGAAATCTCGATTGAATCGGGGTACATGGCGAAGTTG carries:
- a CDS encoding helicase-related protein — translated: MREAWRSRSIKRAATAFAVARTAGDRLALLRDWVRLSDNVLNLAGHDIVLKDDERAMLGRFGLSLVGTTVRLDGRPAGVPQDFAEAMLLDSAPRRPYRTSPPDAVLLRLSQHRFYRCETQKAGLRAVATMPVGATLMVSMPTGTGKSLLFQTAPYLWPSEGRSCIALITPTVALALDHERTLKGIAGLENSRALTGQLNSDARRDLLDAFRRGEIPVLILSPELAFSTAREALLDAAMAPGRKAPGVEAHLSGFVVDEAHIIESWGRSFRPDFQRLPALVDQLRERNPALRTMLLSATLGPAARTVLRQAYRGGLWLEVHAGVPRFEFDLAATYVSSLEERDEMLLRLIDHAPRPTIVYTNQVEHAEALALTLRKRHYSRLAVFTGALSDTGLRQSVISDWAEDKLDLIVATSAFGMGIDKADVRTILHVGIPESPARYYQEIGRSGRDGHQGIALSVWTQPPPGADPFRQGEKARDDESQAAAMAAGSWLSVKKARLRWRKMRISAERDLAVEWSGNRRLARFDIDAVHEEIEGESSDYNRRWNMSLLNLMQRADLLRVTQVATNGSGPLLWEAEILDDALFEDEASQDAIWARVEKLRDDEQAEALAEFRSFLGVMRGAPNSTECVLAGVYRLVDPLGLAPECGRCPPCRRKGRQPPHEMHCAGGQDIWPSALRTTPMLPAGTTFVASDDIAADFDIAISILQRLGIEQFFVPDGYGSACAASLCGGTGLGLVTEHREWFGYAAFDALNLPTALFLSRDDQVGVGLWQRSRRFLSRYPTQTLVIIGAPDLQFDGRPLADIASPAGAYDLAVLATFARDALEERG
- a CDS encoding DUF5681 domain-containing protein yields the protein MRNSAGRFLPGSSGNPGGRPKTPEEVKEMLQALTPKAVKALEAALCGNDPRLQVIAAVEILNRTLGRPHQSASVEVSQPSIHEAFLTALKKANETAKSQDRLRAAQQASAVPFQSAQQLIEHGSSEP
- a CDS encoding AAA family ATPase, whose amino-acid sequence is MLTDIALHQDERLVGTAERLLRFRAPDVNVKSTLGSVGLTVADVWARDFVLYDRARAGQIADEAIGSGKLDSRLADELVEIRGRQVIKAVDDAVAKMTEAGLHTKSIEARLRQVFHDEPFGRRRFQAIFGDQARPVLDGSWLVKEVLPARGLGILYGAPGSGKSFFALDLALYIASGRTTWRGKKLHTVRVAYVFAEGGIMAQNRVCAWREEHGLIGDNFAMYPDSIEISHENMKKDVSLLCDAIRNEQGGAELVVIDTLSRAMSGRDENSSVDMTDFIAGCQEIERRLGCLVLVVHHSGKDSTRGSRGHSSLLGAADFEMEVALKDRVRVARLTKLKEGDTEGEFGFTLKKVVLGLDADGEQVTSCVVQPVSEADMAILVPEKQRTLARWEAPFQEAVTAALADHGMVQRIPGTGDRVRMAPLDVVRSNFDECFRSHHGDPEKAGNARRDGWRKARDQLHRLGLRQGKVNGAQYIWKVSEQRSDPAVDFTDPDCS